A stretch of Brassica rapa cultivar Chiifu-401-42 chromosome A08, CAAS_Brap_v3.01, whole genome shotgun sequence DNA encodes these proteins:
- the LOC103832858 gene encoding E3 ubiquitin-protein ligase SIRP1 gives MDSRDDVTNPTPSPSCNLCGRLIPRSTTTAPDDLEIFSLCGDCKFLLLQDFGTTPPPPPLTRRQTSRRRRLRMRRRRSSSSRQGSSSESVADQPQQFTHLISIARQSETSSHTTPNGSARWRVLSESESEDLDNLSNASFSLYRFSSLGGESDAASTDIEFDTDIDPMHAGLNQWNSDDEDREWEEEEGARHSRTPSESNSSVTRFDSLDLERTFRQRIIERRQALSRNIFTGLEDLEFSRYPGNVADYLDERGFEELLEQLADSDNSRRGAPPASLSCVRSLPRVIIREEGLDCAVCKEVFSLGNETTQLPCLHLYHPHCIVPWLGARNSCPLCRYELPTDDKDYEDRKQNVVDVVSEDSSSDDDGTEGGEEEDHDVVRGEGEAGVRSVSRGRWLFLAAAPVVSLVGVVLAMWLSNPQRRNIVFSHSQRGNRSRRWLPFF, from the coding sequence ATGGACTCTCGAGACGACGTCACCAACCCAACCCCATCTCCATCGTGCAACCTCTGCGGAAGACTCATCCCTCGATCCACCACCACCGCCCCCGACGATCTCGAAATCTTCAGCTTATGCGGCGACTGCAAGTTCCTCCTCCTCCAAGACTTCGGCACcacccctcctcctcctcccttgACCCGTCGCCAAACCTCTCGGAGAAGAAGGTTGAGGATGAGAAGGAGGcgaagcagcagcagcaggcAAGGGAGCTCCTCCGAGTCCGTCGCCGATCAACCACAGCAGTTCACTCATCTGATAAGCATCGCAAGACAGAGTGAAACCAGCTCTCACACGACTCCCAACGGTTCTGCGAGATGGAGGGTCTTGTCCGAATCCGAAAGCGAGGATCTTGATAACTTGTCCAACGCTAGCTTTAGCCTCTACAGGTTCTCTTCGCTTGGTGGTGAGTCTGATGCTGCTTCCACCGACATCGAGTTTGACACTGATATCGACCCTATGCACGCTGGTCTGAACCAATGGAACTCAGACGACGAAGACAGAGAatgggaggaggaggaaggagcAAGGCATAGTAGAACTCCTAGTGAGAGCAACAGCTCCGTGACTCGGTTTGATTCACTTGACTTAGAGAGAACCTTCCGTCAAAGAATCATAGAGAGGAGACAAGCGTTATCTCGCAACATCTTCACCGGTCTGGAAGATTTGGAGTTCTCTCGCTACCCTGGGAACGTCGCTGACTATCTCGACGAGAGAGGCTTTGAGGAGCTCCTAGAGCAGCTTGCTGACTCCGACAATTCCAGAAGAGGTGCGCCGCCTGCTTCTCTGTCCTGCGTCAGGAGTCTTCCGAGGGTTATCATCCGAGAGGAGGGGCTAGACTGTGCTGTCTGCAAGGAGGTTTTCTCACTCGGTAATGAGACCACGCAGCTTCCTTGTCTCCATCTGTACCATCCCCATTGTATTGTGCCTTGGCTTGGTGCTCGTAACTCATGCCCGCTGTGCCGGTACGAGCTTCCGACGGATGATAAAGACTACGAAGACCGGAAGCAGAACGTGGTTGATGTGGTGAGCGAGGATAGCTCTTCTGATGATGATGGCACAGAAGGTGGGGAAGAGGAGGATCATGACGTAGTGAGAGGTGAGGGTGAGGCTGGTGTGAGGAGTGTTAGCAGAGGAAGATGGCTGTTTCTGGCTGCTGCACCTGTTGTGAGTCTGGTTGGGGTTGTGTTGGCAATGTGGCTTAGCAACCCACAGAGGAGGAATATAGTGTTCTCTCATAGCCAACGAGGGAACAGGAGCAGAAGATGGTTGCCGTTTTTCTGA
- the LOC103833217 gene encoding uncharacterized protein LOC103833217, with translation MDYWKAHRTLICARELVRGSAESGYQELPVYLHMIREANPGTFTRLVVDSSDRFKYLFIAFGASIKGFPFMRKVVVVDGTFLQGKYKGTLLIASAQDGNFQIFPVAFAIVDTENDESWKWFFRQLSCVIPDDERLAIISDRHKSIGKAIAHVYPTASRGVCTYHLYKNVLLKFRGRELFGLVKKAANSYRPSDFETIFDEIKALHPALHGYLQKADVRKWARAHFPCDRYNLTTTNIAESINKVLSDARSLPVVRLIEAIRQMMTRWFSSRKIDANSMKTTLTRGVEKLLEGRVPYAKTLCVQQIDIHQYQVSSVSSTDIVNLTERSCSCRRFDLEKLPCVHAIAAAEATKLSTISLCHPYYLTNYLYNAYSVAVMPRDADTPVPANVAGKICLPPEVRQPPGRPKNSRMKSWFEKGENKKRPRKEHKCSICNQVGHNCKTCPVG, from the exons atggaCTACTGGAAAGCTCATCGGACACTGATATGTGCAAGAGAATTGGTTAGGGGATCCGCTGAGAGTGGCTACCAGGAATTACCGGTCTATTTGCATATGATTAGAGAAGCAAATCCAGGGACATTCACTCGCCTTGTAGTAGATTCTAGTGACAGATTTAAGTATCTTTTCATCGCATTTGGTGCTAGCATCAAGGGATTTCCATTCATGAGGAAGGTTGTTGTGGTCGATGGCACATTCTTGCAAGGAAAGTACAAAGGGACTCTACTAATTGCATCAGCACAGGATGGCAACTTCCAAATATTTCCAGTAGCATTTGCGATAGTCGATACTGAAAATGATGAATCATGGAAGTGGTTTTTCAGACAACTCAGCTGTGTGATTCCAGATGACGAAAGGCTTGCTATTATTTCTGATAGGCACAAATCAATTGGAAAAGCAATAGCCCATGTATATCCAACTGCCAGCCGGGGCGTTTGCACTTATCACTTGTATAAGAATGTCTTGTTAAAGTTTAGAGGCCGCGAGTTGTTTGGCTTGGTTAAAAAGGCAGCTAATTCATACAGGCCTTCAGATTTTGAGACCATATTCGATGAGATCAAAGCACTGCACCCGGCATTACATGGTTATTTACAGAAAGCAGATGTACGCAAGTGGGCGAGAGCTCATTTCCCTTGTGATAGGTACAACTTGACTACGACCAACATAGCTGAATCTATCAACAAAGTGCTTTCAGATGCAAGGAGTTTGCCGGTTGTAAGACTTATAGAAGCAATAAGGCAAATGATGACGCGCTGGTTTTCGTCACGTAAGATTGATGCAAATTCAATGAAAACAACTCTAACTCGTGGAGTAGAGAAGCTTTTAGAG GGCCGTGTACCTTATGCTAAAACGCTGTGCGTGCAACAGATAGATATTCATCAATATCAGGTGTCAAGTGTCTCATCTACCGACATAGTGAATTTGACTGAGAGAAGTTGTTCATGTCGCAGATTTGACTTAGAAAAACTACCTTGTGTTCACGCAATTGCAGCAGCTGAAGCGACAAAGTTATCAACCATTTCATTGTGTCATCCATACTATCTTACAAACTATCTGTACAACGCTTACTCTGTGGCAGTAATGCCGAGAGATGCTGATACACCAGTCCCTGCTAATGTCGCAGGAAAAATTTGTTTGCCTCCCGAGGTTCGCCAACCACCAGGGAGACCCAAAAATTCAAGAATGAAGTCTTGGTTTGAGAAAGGTGAAAATAAGAAACGACCAAGAAAAGAGCACAAATGTTCGATTTGTAATCAAGTTGGTCACAATTGCAAAACATGTCCTGTTGGTTAG
- the LOC103832859 gene encoding protein PIN-LIKES 6, with the protein MIARILAGFMESPAVAAAGDSVLGTIKIAVMPIAKVFTMCFLGLLMASKYVNILPPSGRKLLNGLVFSLLLPCLIFSQLGQAVTLQKMLQWWFIPVNVVLGTISGSLIGLLVATIVRPPYPYFKFTIIQIGVGNIGNVPLVLLAALCRDTSNPFGDSEKCSIDGTAYISFGQWVGAIILYTYVYQMLAPPPEGFDGEHDNLPLKNLPLDSSAPEQVPLLTQNHTKDVSSIQVHLPVQTAEPRARVVDSRKSKITQFFVYLYEKLKLKQIIQPAIIASILAMILGAIPFTKKLLFTNGAPLFFFTDSCMILGDAMIPCILLALGGNLINGPGSSRLGFKTTAAIIFGRLVLVPPVGLGIVTLADRLGFLPAGDKMFKFVLLLQHTMPTSVLSGAVANLRGCGRESAAVLFWVHIFAIFSMAGWMVLYINILF; encoded by the exons ATGATAGCGAGGATCCTCGCCGGTTTCATGGAGAGTCCGGCGGTGGCTGCTGCCGGCGACTCTGTTCTAGGTACAATCAAAATCGCGGTGATGCCTATAGCTAAAGTGTTCACCATGTGCTTCTTGGGTCTTCTCATGGCTTCTAAGTACGTCAACATCTTGCCTCCCTCTGGCCGCAAACTCTTGAACGGG TTGGTCTTCTCGCTTTTGCTTCCCTGCTTGATCTTCTCCCAGCTCGGACAAGCTGTTACTCTCCAGAAGATGCTTCAATG GTGGTTCATTCCGGTGAACGTTGTTCTTGGTACAATCTCAGGGTCTTTAATTGGCTTACTTGTTGCCACCATTGTTCGTCCTCCTTACCCTTATTTCAAGTTCACCATCATACAAATCGGAGTTG gTAATATCGGCAATGTTCCTCTTGTGTTACTCGCGGCTCTATGTAGGGACACCTCCAACCCCTTTGGTGACTCTGAAAAATGTAGCATTGATGGCACTGCTTACATCTCTTTTGGTCAATGG GTTGGTGCCATCATCCTCTACACATATGTGTACCAGATGTTAGCTCCTCCTCCTGAAGGGTTTGATGGCGAACATGACAACCTTCCTTTGAAAAACCTTCCACTAGATTCCTCTGCTCCAGAGCAAGTCCCCTTGCTTACTCAAAATCACACTAAGGACGTTTCATCCATTCAGGTTCACCTCCCTGTACAGACCGCAGAACCTAGAGCAAGAGTAGTAGATTCAAGGAAAAGCAAG ATTACACAGTTCTTTGTTTACCTCTATGAGAAGTTGAAACTGAAGCAAATCATCCAACCTGCAATAATTGCTTCA ATTCTTGCCATGATACTTGGTGCAATACCTTTCACCAAGAAGTTGCTCTTCACAAACGGTGCACCACTTTTCTTCTTCACAGATAGCTGCATGATTCTTGG GGACGCCATGATCCCCTGTATATTACTGGCACTTGGTGGGAATCTCATCAACG GACCAGGAAGCTCAAGACTTGGTTTCAAGACAACAGCGGCGATTATATTCGGGCGGTTGGTGTTGGTGCCACCAGTAGGACTAGGGATAGTGACATTAGCAGACAGACTAGGTTTCCTTCCAGCTGGTGACAAGATGTTCAAGTTTGTGTTGCTATTACAGCACACAATGCCTACCTCTGTGCTCTCAGGTGCTGTTGCAAACCTTAGAGGCTGTGGGAGAGAATCGGCTGCTGTGCTCTTCTGGGTTCACATTTTCGCCATCTTCTCAATGGCTGGATGGATGGTGCTGTATATCAACATTCTCTTCTAA